Genomic segment of Citrus sinensis cultivar Valencia sweet orange chromosome 7, DVS_A1.0, whole genome shotgun sequence:
ttttggtagaATTCCACATCAGATCAATGAGCATTCAAATCTGCGTACTCTTCTTTTGAGAGGGAATTATCTGCAAGGACCTATTCCTCATCAATTGTGTCATTTGCGAAAATTAGGCATCATGGATATCTCACACAACAGGCTTAATGGTTCAATACCTGCATGTATTACTAATATGTTGTTTTCGAGGGTAGAAAATGGATATTTGTATGGGTTTGATATAGTATTGCGTATGTATTTAGACGATGCATACGTCAGTAATTACTATAATTCTACTGTTGAACTGTTGCTGGATGGAAACGATGGTAGAATGTTAGGTGCACTAGTAGCGGTGAATTTTATGACAAAAAACAGATATGAATCTTACAAGGGTGACATTCTTGAGTTAATGGCAGGACTAGATTTGTCGAACAACGAGTTAACAGGTGACATTCCATCAGAAATTGGTGACCTTCAAAATATTCATGGATTGAATTTATCTCATAATTTCTTGTCGGGCTCTATACCTGAGAGCTTTTCCAATCTGAAAATGATAGAGTCTCTAGACCTTTCCCACAACAAATTAAATGGTCAAATTCCTCCTCAGTTGACCGAACTTCACAGTTTATCTACATTCGATGTGTCATACAACAATTTGTCCGGCCCAATCCCAGACAAAGAGCAATTTTCCACTTTTGATGAAAGCAGCTATAGAGGAAATCTCTTTCTTTGCGGTCCAGCAATTAACAAGGGCTGCACGAATCTCCCAGAGTTGCTAGAACCATCATCCAAAGGAGCAGAAGATGAATCTGAGGTTGATTTGGTGGCATTCTATTGGAGTTTTGTTGCGTCCTGCGTCACAGTGATGTTGGGGTTACTCGCGATCCTTTGGGTAAACCCATATTGGCGCAGACTATggttttatttcattgaagaTTGTATTGATTTATGTTACTATTGGCTTTTCAAATATGTATTCTATTGGCGATCGTAGAGCACGATTATAATAGAAAGAATATGGATGTGCCACTTGTTTTCTAGTACTACGTTTTCTATTGGCTTTTCTGCAATCTGGTATATGTTTTTTCAGAAACTAGATTCAAGGTTTCTACTTACCTTTCGTCTGATTTTCTCGTGATTCAAATGAACAACTTCCCATAGCTTTTAAGCCTTGCAAGTTCTTTACAATTTATCAGAATTCGAGAGATCCTTCTAATCAAATTGcagaagaattaaatttgagaGATCCTATCAAATAAATCAGCTTAGAGCATGAGGAGACTAACAAAAGCACCAATTTTTATCTATACAAAAGCAATtaggagaagaaagcatttattaattataacgTTATTCACCTGAAATACAATTATAACTTGTCTGTAATTCACAAGAATCtacacaaagaaaaaaaaaataaccatgaAAGATGTAAAGACTGATAAGGAAAAGgagaaaagggaaaacaacGGATGGTTGATGAAAACCAGAGACATCATTCAAAGAGAGAGATCGGCCAAGTTGAAAGTTCTTTCAACAGCTCTGCACCAGGATTCTGCTTTCTTCTTCCTGAATTCCTCGTTTAAGACAGGCTTGAAAGTGGTTGAAGTCTTAGTCCTTTCTCCAGAATCAAAaatctcttcttctttgaaaACCCCAATTGCTAATCCAGCTGCAAAGGCAGCTCCAAGAGCCGTTGTCTCTATGTCAGCTGGTCTGATGACTGGGCTTCCCAACAAGTCCGCCTGTAAATCATGATAAGAACAGTTTTATATGGCCTTCCAGCGcagaaagataataaaatatcaacacCAGATTCCAGAAAATGGAAAGAGTGTGATGTCTGAATAATGCACAGATTGTTCAAAATTACCATTATTTCCATAAGCACTAATTGCTAATTAAGTGATTGCTATTTGAGACCCACACAGTACAACAAAGAAATTGTAGAAAAAAGGAGAACATGCCAGGCTATTTTACAAATCAGCATAAAATGTCGGGAAACAGTTGTGAAATTTTAATGCAGAAACAGTATGAAACACAAAATTTcctctttttactttttctttcttttttccaccCACAAAGTAAGACCCTTTGAAAGCATTTGAATCTAAACATTGCTTTAGCTTCTGATTAGCAAGCAGCCAGCTAAAAGTTTATTTGGAAAACATCTCTTAAGAATGTATCACACAAATCATGCAGAAGTGTCAAATAAACTTTTCTAGAGCCCTATAAAGACTAACTAACTGACCTgcattcaaatatgagaagCTCAAAAATGggaaatcataatatttttctaaagaaaGCAGAGTAGTTAAATTTGCTTCGATAGCTGCAAAACTATAACCAATAAGAAGAAACAATACCAAGAACAGGATACTTcaggaaaaaagaaacagcagaaaaattgatgagaaaattGGAAATTGTTATCGGTCATGTGTATGAATGAAAAGCTATGTAGAACTGCAACAGAGCACTAAAAATAGCGAGAAGTGCAAACCTGAATCTGCATTAAGAGGTTGTTAACCGTAGCACCTCCATCCACTCTAAGCAGGAACTCCGACTTTGCATCCTTTATGACACCCTTCTCCACTGCATCCTTTTGCATTGAATCCAAGACATCCTTCACTTGAAAACACATGCTCTCAAGCACAGCTCGAGCAATGTGAGCCTTGCTTGTGAACCTAGTAATCCCAATGCAAACGCCGCGAGCGTCATCACGCCACCATGGAGCAAACAATCCATTAAAAGCAGGTACAAAGTAAACCCCACCAGTCGAGTTGACCTGCAATGCCAATTCCTCGATCTCACTTGCACTGCTAATTATGCCCAGACTGTCTCTGAGCCACTGGACTGCAGCTCCAGCGATGGCAATTGAACCCTCTAGAGCATAGTTAGTCGGTGCTTTAGGACCAAGCTTAAAGGCTAAAGTGCTCAAAAGTCCGTGCTTTGACTTAACTACCTCTTCACCTGTGTTCATAAGTATAAAAGCACCAGTACCATAGGTGCTTTTAGCCTCACCCTTTTTACAAGCTTGTCCTAACATAGCTGCATGCTGGTCGCCAAGACATCCTGAAATTGGTATTCCGGTAATTGGCCACCCTTTGCCAATTTTTCCAATAATCTCAGAATTACTTACAATTTTGGGCAAAATTTCAGCCGGTATCCCTAGTGTTTCTAGTGTAGGCTTATCCCAATCAAGAGTTTTGAGATTCATAAGCATCGTTCGCGATGCATTAGAGACATCAGTGACATGCAAACCACCGTTCACTCCACCAGTTAAATTCCATATTAGCCAAGTGTCTATAGTTCCAAACAGGGCATCCCCCTTCTTAATAGCCTCTTTAACAGCATCCACATTTTCCATCATCCATAGCAGTTTCACCGCACTGAAATAAGTGCTGATAGGCAAACCAACGGCATCCAGAAAATGGGTTTTCCCACCaggtaattccttctccaatTTCCTAAAAATGAGACCACTTTCAAACATCAAAGGTAGAAATTCCAAAAATCAACAAATGGCCAGAATTGCATAATCCGAATCATGGTCATTAGATGACACCCTAAGCCTACTCATGTATCAAAACCAATAATCAAAAGGCCCCAGATCTTCAATGGTTGAAACGAGGACAATAAACGAACAAAGATAAATAACAGGAAAAGGACAGGCTGGTCACCTGCAAACAGAACTGGTACGAGCATCCATCCAAACAATAGCATTATAGAGGGGACAACCAGTAGATTTGCTCCAAAGAACAGTTGTCTCCCTCTGATTGGTCAAACCAATCGCCTTCAATCCACTGTCCACATTGTGGCCATCAGCCGTAGCCTTGTCCAAAGCCTTAGCCATACACACCCTCACACTCTCCAGGATCTCCATCGGCTCATGCTCGACCCAtctaaacaaatttttaaaaaaagaaaagttcaGTTTAACAAACCCTTCATTGGATTTAATATcactacaataaaaaataaattagtcaCACAATTCTTTACACATGCTTAtaaagccaattttttttcggAAACAGAGAGCTCGGactaaaaatatcaaattttaataaaccatcaatcaaatttagtacgataatatatacaaaagaatgcataaaaatgaaaaagagaaagatgggTACCCGGCTTCAGGGTAAAACTGAGTGAACTCGACCTGGTGAGATCCAATGGGACGAGCCTGATGATCATAGATGATGAACCTGGTGCTCGTTGTGCCCTGATCGATTGCTCCTATGAATACCTCCTTAGCTTTCGCCATTTTTGCTTCAAAAATGCTCACTCTGATGTGGGTTTCGAGTGTTTGTTCTGAAAGAAACTATAAAACAGAGAGAATGATCCCTCAGATATACGAGAAACTCGAGGGAAATTTTCTTGGAATAGCAGACAAGTGTTATCCaaataactgaaaaaattTTACCATGATTTTGACAGCTATttgtttttatgattattattagtagattTTTTCCAATTGAATCATTTGACAATGAACATAGTATCAATATTAATTCGttaataactattattttagggattattttaatttcatcgTCATCGAAATATTGTTATTCTCGTCCAAGTTATCTTTATTTCATCGTCAACAATAAGAGAAAGTCTTAGATAAGATTAAAGTAACATTatctgtatttatttttatctaatataatttcatcagataattacttttcaaatttggctaattaatttgttcttaaaaggaaattaattagCTATATCTCATATcagagaaattttagaatacatttattgtattataacCAATTAAAACATGCATGACATGTGTAATTGAGTTTAATACAACCACCACTTACATGatagtttataaaataaatacacacatgtcatgatattatttgttattgtatGACTAATATGgtacaataaatatattctagaatttctcctCGCATcatccaagaaaaaaaaaatccattggaaaaagaaatatttacaaactAATTACATATGGATGAGATATaatgtgtaaaaaaaaaagagtcaattataattgagatttttttaaaagaattttagttATGGGTTTGATAAAGAGAATGacaatagttttatttatttttataaattaaatataaaaaaatatatggtgattaaaaaatatggacTGTAGAGTGGTCTGATAACTAAaagtataattataatatataaaaatatatttgcaatacgcttttttttttcatttctgcAAACATAAGTTGATTAGTAAATTTGGgatttttacattaaaaaaataaaatatacatgttaaATAAGAGGAAATATgcaagaataaatataaaattgtggagagaatcttaaaaattagagagatGATTTCAAGGCGGAAAGTTTTGAgggtatttgttttgttttattacgTCATGGTTCCGGAGTACTTGGTTTGCTAAACGACTTGGTTGGTGGGTTATCGCCACGTGGGATGATCATAGATTGCTTGTGATCTTCACTTTAGTTGACTTTGACAAAGTTTTGCACGAGCTGCTCGTGCACTTCACGCGCCTTGGGAAACGAAAAAGTACTGTACTCTTAGGGAGTATGAAGTTAGCAATACTCGCTCCCTTTGAATTTGTTAGTTTCTGTTTTTCGTTTCGAAATAGGTAGAATAGattacaattacaaatgcttgcctatttaaataatgtaaatgcaAGTTTCCTTATATGCTTTTCCAAAATGGGaacataatttataatttaccacaattgaacaatttttttctgaaatcAACAAATTAGTTAGTATTtagaagataatttttttcatcaataaataaCTCACAATCACTTAAGTTcgaataataatagaaaatattaattgtgttTAATACGttagatttattattttcatctaattttatttaaaaaaatatgataataatcCGAGATGTTTACCGTAATTTGAATAAtgtaattacattaaaaacttaaggagatatcaaaaaatattaatacgtACCCACCATGTCTCTACTTTTTCTatgataattataaaaaaaaaaaaatcaattctttaaCAAATCCTCTACAATTTTCTTTCGACTTACCATAAATTTTGTGTGGCATCATACGAAACCTTATTAAACAAATGACGGTAACACAAAAGATCGATCACACAAATTTGTTATGAGATTCTAAATATAAGCCATTTGTAAGCTAAATTTGGCGAGTTTACAATTTTAGTGAAGCAGAAAATTGCATTCAATTGATGCTTGCCCAGTTGCCCAAAAGTCAATTAAGGTAACGGAAATCAAGCAGGGGACCACTAGACGGTGGGGCAATTTTTGATGTGTGGTTATTGATCGGCTTGGCGTATTAGGTGGGACCGTGTATTAATGAACCGCATTTGTGGAATTTTTTCTCCTTGAACTCCATTTGTGGAAtgtctaaataaataaaattattttttccaatgAAAACGATTATAAATCATGAGTAATGATTTAGTAGCCtattatattcaatttatacGTTGTTGTTTTGTTAATTCACAGGTTTAATATTGTTTATAAAGAGTCGTAAAATTTGTTATGTATCAATTACTCACCATATGAATGACACTATTATACACTAGattaattctttataaatcatattgtcaaattgaaataaaaaatcaagacAATTCAAAGTTGGAATCTCTATCACATAGTAATTCAACAACGCAAAATGGAATGAAAAATCTCCCATCCATCCATCcaaccaaaaacaaattttgacATTGGTAAGGATTATAATTACAGCTCGGAAGCCAATCTAAATTGGGCATTCAATTCAAGTTGGTTTGTGCTGAATGAGGTTTGGCCAACCACTAACATTAATACATTATTAGTTAGTTACCATgtcttaaattattaataaaatttaaaagctaaaAAAGCTGGTTAACAACTTATATCCTCCAATTGCCAAACTGATATCGTATTGTTTGTTCCTGGCTAATGTCAATTCATTAACAAACGTTCTTAAATTGTTAAGAGATGGATTGGGAATGTAGATGTGAAAAGCACTTTTTGAATCCTGAAAAGGTTTTGAAAATGCTGTTAGATAAAAGCACTTGTTTTGtttgcctttttcttttcgtaCTGGGCTTTGGGCCTCTAGTTATTGATCTCTTCTTAAGCCCAAGTTTTTGTACATTTTCCACGATGTGCCTACTTAAATTTCTACTTCTTGACACGTGGTTATCCTCTAATAGTCTGTCTTCGCATTTTGTACTTTATGATTGAAGTTGGCCGCTATAAGTTAAAACCTTAGAAtgtaaattagtttaattttacacttttgtaatgaaaaaatagttatatctttaaatttttttttaattattatttaaaaactgtatttattatgtattattaacttttgttttataatgataatttttttacaataattgtagtttaaaagttacaatattttaattttaaacagtGTCTAAATCCTAAATTTGGAGGCATATCAATATGTAGATCCGTATTCAAACAAATTTACAAACTAATTAGTATTTTGTTAGGTTTAAATgcatcatttttgttttgacgTTTTGatcttattttacattttttttatcaa
This window contains:
- the LOC102615775 gene encoding glycerol kinase, whose protein sequence is MAKAKEVFIGAIDQGTTSTRFIIYDHQARPIGSHQVEFTQFYPEAGWVEHEPMEILESVRVCMAKALDKATADGHNVDSGLKAIGLTNQRETTVLWSKSTGCPLYNAIVWMDARTSSVCRKLEKELPGGKTHFLDAVGLPISTYFSAVKLLWMMENVDAVKEAIKKGDALFGTIDTWLIWNLTGGVNGGLHVTDVSNASRTMLMNLKTLDWDKPTLETLGIPAEILPKIVSNSEIIGKIGKGWPITGIPISGCLGDQHAAMLGQACKKGEAKSTYGTGAFILMNTGEEVVKSKHGLLSTLAFKLGPKAPTNYALEGSIAIAGAAVQWLRDSLGIISSASEIEELALQVNSTGGVYFVPAFNGLFAPWWRDDARGVCIGITRFTSKAHIARAVLESMCFQVKDVLDSMQKDAVEKGVIKDAKSEFLLRVDGGATVNNLLMQIQADLLGSPVIRPADIETTALGAAFAAGLAIGVFKEEEIFDSGERTKTSTTFKPVLNEEFRKKKAESWCRAVERTFNLADLSL